A genomic region of Desulfatirhabdium butyrativorans DSM 18734 contains the following coding sequences:
- a CDS encoding STAS domain-containing protein, with the protein MEINVETTKDGLVVLVEGRLDAVTAPAFEKNLAEWIEKGETVLQLNLGKLEYISSAGLRGILSTAKRLKAKNGRMLFFGLQEPVRDVFRISGFDSIFQVFETAEEALQKR; encoded by the coding sequence GTGGAAATCAACGTGGAAACGACCAAAGATGGTTTGGTGGTCCTGGTGGAGGGCAGGCTGGATGCCGTGACTGCTCCGGCCTTCGAAAAAAACCTTGCGGAATGGATCGAGAAGGGCGAGACGGTTCTTCAGTTGAACCTGGGCAAATTGGAATATATCAGCAGCGCCGGGTTGCGAGGCATTTTGTCAACGGCGAAACGATTGAAGGCGAAAAACGGCCGAATGCTCTTTTTCGGGTTGCAGGAGCCGGTCCGAGACGTTTTCCGGATATCCGGTTTCGATTCGATTTTCCAGGTCTTCGAAACAGCCGAAGAAGCCTTGCAGAAACGGTAA
- a CDS encoding NYN domain-containing protein, producing MNSTGKRLWLIDGGYFFNACRSVARDYQFDYLKLRTKLEEDGPIWRAYYLNSVPNASMDAVSNDGFHNWLQAAPPRGPKIIVKLYQLKDVPADSAYCEECGRKVHLVCPNAEREIPREHRILNKQQKGVDVGIATLALIHRTNYDTLMLSSGDGDFIDMIEYLSESGKRIELVVFSEAVSTDIQARADHIYWINDFAEEIRRYK from the coding sequence ATGAATTCAACAGGAAAGCGTTTATGGCTGATCGATGGCGGGTATTTTTTCAATGCATGCCGATCCGTAGCGAGAGATTACCAGTTCGATTATCTCAAGCTGAGGACCAAACTGGAAGAAGACGGCCCTATCTGGCGCGCATATTATCTCAATTCCGTGCCGAACGCTTCGATGGATGCCGTTTCGAATGACGGCTTCCACAACTGGTTGCAGGCGGCTCCGCCAAGAGGGCCTAAAATCATCGTAAAACTTTACCAATTGAAGGATGTTCCCGCTGACAGCGCATATTGTGAAGAGTGCGGCCGAAAAGTGCATCTCGTATGCCCGAATGCCGAGCGGGAAATCCCAAGAGAACACCGGATCCTCAACAAACAGCAGAAAGGAGTGGATGTCGGCATCGCGACGCTGGCGCTCATTCACCGCACCAACTATGATACCTTGATGCTGTCTTCCGGAGACGGTGATTTCATCGACATGATCGAGTATCTTTCGGAGAGCGGCAAACGCATCGAGCTGGTCGTGTTCAGCGAAGCCGTATCGACGGACATTCAGGCAAGGGCCGATCACATTTACTGGATAAACGATTTTGCCGAGGAGATCCGGCGATACAAATGA
- a CDS encoding FtsB family cell division protein, which yields MKDSLTNDFKHPLRRMDPWQVLIVTKAPLFHASIWFLTQFAIDFKRLLRNTTLMKFKGPGIVVTACLIVAAMVFITLTITLFSANQGISKIHRKIQERNRLVEANLGLAQRITDKYRRIERLKHDPAYIEFLARKNLNMVRKDELVFTAQSPAQSNIEAPQPEKKP from the coding sequence TTGAAAGATTCACTGACAAACGATTTTAAACATCCATTGCGGCGGATGGACCCCTGGCAAGTCCTTATCGTTACGAAGGCACCATTGTTTCACGCCTCAATTTGGTTTTTAACTCAATTCGCTATTGATTTCAAAAGGCTATTGCGCAATACTACACTCATGAAATTCAAGGGTCCCGGCATCGTTGTCACGGCTTGCTTGATTGTTGCAGCCATGGTGTTCATCACTTTGACAATCACCCTGTTTTCCGCCAATCAGGGGATTTCGAAAATCCATCGAAAGATTCAGGAAAGAAACAGGCTGGTCGAGGCCAACCTCGGGCTTGCCCAGCGCATTACGGATAAATATCGAAGGATCGAACGGCTGAAACATGACCCTGCATATATCGAATTCCTGGCGCGAAAAAACCTGAATATGGTTCGCAAGGATGAGCTCGTGTTCACCGCACAATCTCCTGCTCAATCCAACATTGAAGCACCCCAGCCCGAGAAAAAGCCATGA
- a CDS encoding tetratricopeptide repeat protein, giving the protein MSEDTIFQTETMADVWRKQGRYTEAIRIYATLLEKEPARSDLAEKLAATRIEYERQEPVGLRTGRLLQQWVEALLRLRRQADIQAIQPDWMLKGNSVAPSGQIGTETTGNEDHETICHRSTAAQ; this is encoded by the coding sequence ATGAGCGAAGACACGATATTTCAAACGGAAACCATGGCCGACGTATGGCGAAAGCAAGGCCGATACACCGAGGCGATCCGGATTTATGCCACATTGCTGGAAAAAGAGCCAGCTCGAAGCGATCTTGCCGAAAAATTGGCAGCAACCCGCATCGAATACGAGCGCCAGGAGCCTGTCGGGCTTCGTACCGGCAGGCTTTTGCAGCAATGGGTCGAAGCATTGCTCCGGCTAAGAAGACAAGCGGATATCCAGGCCATCCAGCCGGATTGGATGCTGAAAGGCAATTCCGTTGCGCCATCCGGGCAAATTGGAACCGAAACCACCGGAAACGAAGACCATGAAACAATATGTCATCGATCAACTGCGGCCCAGTGA
- a CDS encoding lysophospholipid acyltransferase family protein: protein MNFKETLYLIRTIGIVFWVIIAVIIFGTGTIIASFIDGKGIWGHIVARYWARSILFVSRTKVTVKGLENIDPGRPYIFMPNHSSNFDIPVLLSHLPVQFRWLAKAELFKFPLFGYAMKRAGYISIDRTNRRSAFESLDQAAAAIRNGKSVMIFPEGTRSRDNQIHEFKKGGFVLAIKAGVPIVPIIIHGTWQIMAKTGITIRPGNVLLEILPPIDTSAYPMNQKDRLMADLRQIMIQVFEAGKHSQ from the coding sequence ATGAACTTCAAAGAAACGCTTTATCTGATTCGTACGATCGGCATCGTGTTCTGGGTCATCATCGCCGTCATTATTTTTGGAACCGGAACCATCATCGCCTCCTTTATTGACGGCAAAGGCATCTGGGGGCATATCGTCGCCCGCTATTGGGCACGGTCTATCCTGTTTGTCAGCCGCACCAAAGTCACCGTCAAGGGGCTCGAAAACATCGATCCGGGACGTCCCTATATTTTCATGCCGAACCATTCGAGCAATTTCGATATTCCGGTGCTGCTCTCCCATCTGCCGGTGCAGTTCCGCTGGCTTGCCAAGGCCGAGCTTTTCAAGTTTCCCCTCTTCGGCTACGCCATGAAACGGGCCGGATATATCAGCATCGATCGAACGAACCGCAGATCGGCCTTCGAAAGCCTGGATCAGGCGGCCGCAGCCATCCGAAACGGCAAATCCGTCATGATCTTCCCGGAAGGAACCCGCAGCAGGGACAATCAAATCCACGAATTCAAGAAAGGTGGGTTTGTGCTCGCCATCAAGGCAGGGGTTCCCATTGTGCCGATCATCATTCACGGAACCTGGCAGATCATGGCCAAAACCGGCATCACCATCCGACCCGGAAATGTACTGCTGGAAATTCTGCCTCCCATCGATACCAGCGCCTATCCCATGAACCAGAAGGACCGGCTCATGGCGGATCTGCGCCAGATCATGATCCAGGTTTTCGAAGCGGGGAAGCATTCGCAATGA
- a CDS encoding ribonuclease J has product MTALKLLPLGGLGEIGMNMMVAEYGETIVVIDAGIMFPEDAMLGVDFVIPDITYLRQNASKIAAIVLTHAHEDHIGALPFILKELKVPIYGTAFTIGLVSHKLDEAGLLSAIPIHVVKAGDTLHFGPFHIELIRVHHSVIDGVGLAIQTPVGTVIHTGDFKISHGCRQSDATDIHRFAHYGERGVLALLSDSTNVEKEGYTLSDWEIGENLRHIAQKARGRIIVALFASSIHRIQQIIDIAAERGRKIAFSGKSLEISVFIAKRLGYLNIPEGMEVLIHQIGDIPASRLAIVTTGSQGEPMSALARMASGIHKLLKIEPDDTVILSSKFIPGNERAIARIINVLFRNGADVIYEKISDIHVSGHAFQEELKLMIQLTRPRYFIPVHGEYRHLVLHARLARQMGIPQERVFVIENGHPVEFSGSGATLLEPISTGRILIDGKGIGDVGKSVLRERQLLSEDGIVGVTMAFDEETGIILYGPELFSRGFVFENETGHLLQEAQCVILEVVEEIPFETPDRIAKIRSKMITALKKYFNFAINRHPMILPFFLEI; this is encoded by the coding sequence ATGACGGCATTGAAACTGCTCCCTCTCGGAGGACTCGGTGAAATCGGCATGAACATGATGGTCGCCGAATACGGCGAGACCATCGTCGTGATCGACGCCGGAATCATGTTTCCGGAAGATGCCATGCTCGGCGTGGATTTCGTCATTCCGGACATCACCTATCTTCGACAAAACGCATCGAAAATCGCTGCCATCGTTCTGACCCACGCACACGAAGATCATATCGGGGCCCTTCCCTTCATTTTGAAGGAGTTGAAAGTCCCGATCTACGGAACCGCCTTCACGATAGGGCTTGTTTCCCATAAACTCGACGAGGCTGGGCTGCTTTCGGCCATTCCCATCCATGTCGTCAAGGCTGGCGACACCCTCCATTTCGGTCCCTTTCACATCGAGTTGATCCGGGTACACCACAGCGTGATCGACGGTGTCGGACTTGCCATCCAGACCCCCGTCGGCACCGTTATCCATACGGGAGACTTCAAGATTTCCCATGGCTGCCGGCAATCCGATGCAACGGATATTCACCGCTTCGCCCATTATGGCGAGCGGGGCGTGCTGGCGCTGCTATCGGATTCCACGAACGTCGAAAAGGAAGGCTACACCCTTTCCGATTGGGAAATCGGTGAGAACCTGCGCCATATCGCACAGAAAGCCAGGGGGAGGATCATCGTTGCATTGTTCGCTTCGAGCATTCACCGGATTCAGCAGATCATCGACATTGCGGCGGAACGAGGCCGCAAAATCGCCTTCAGCGGCAAAAGCCTCGAAATCAGCGTTTTTATCGCCAAACGCCTCGGTTATCTGAATATCCCGGAAGGCATGGAAGTTCTGATCCACCAGATCGGCGATATTCCGGCAAGTCGGCTGGCGATTGTCACGACTGGAAGCCAGGGAGAGCCCATGTCCGCCCTGGCCCGGATGGCCAGCGGCATCCATAAATTGCTGAAAATCGAACCGGACGACACCGTCATTCTTTCATCCAAATTCATTCCCGGAAACGAGCGGGCCATCGCCAGGATCATCAATGTCCTGTTTCGCAACGGCGCGGACGTGATTTACGAGAAAATATCGGATATTCACGTATCGGGCCATGCATTTCAGGAAGAGCTCAAGCTCATGATCCAATTGACAAGACCCCGATATTTCATTCCGGTTCATGGCGAATACAGACATCTGGTGCTGCATGCCAGATTGGCCCGGCAAATGGGTATACCGCAAGAGCGGGTGTTTGTCATCGAAAACGGTCATCCCGTTGAATTCAGCGGAAGCGGGGCGACTCTTCTGGAACCCATATCCACAGGGCGCATTCTCATAGATGGCAAAGGTATCGGAGATGTCGGAAAAAGCGTTTTGCGCGAGCGCCAATTGCTTTCGGAAGACGGCATCGTTGGCGTAACGATGGCCTTTGACGAGGAAACCGGCATTATCCTGTACGGACCGGAATTGTTCTCGAGAGGCTTCGTGTTCGAAAACGAGACGGGGCATCTGCTTCAGGAAGCCCAATGCGTCATCCTTGAAGTGGTGGAGGAGATCCCCTTCGAAACGCCTGATCGCATTGCCAAAATCCGTTCCAAAATGATTACGGCCCTCAAGAAATATTTCAATTTTGCGATCAACCGCCATCCCATGATTTTGCCTTTTTTTCTGGAAATATAG
- a CDS encoding DNA translocase FtsK, with product MRKMVYPLFLLLLTAAVVTSLVSYSPGDPSWFHPGKSGTIANRFGWIGAQIAGGLIGFLGKGALWVPVTLFLVSIFGILASPWYAILRTIIGGTILVLVTSVSTTFLMPPADGSALFQSTGGLLGARLTALSLFYTGFAGTLLLIIPAFIAGFFLLTGISPLGIARMFRKRPSPIPTETPKPSIEIIKTPNPAARTGKKKSKAAPDPPDAVEMDMPDIAPMAPELLIEPKPPTVKPPALSSASTASRQFTLPQFDFLTDPQPGNTTADQEELLHQAELLSSKLEDFGVKGRVAAITPGPVITTFEYEPAPGVKINKIVSLADDLALALKAMSIRIVAPIPGKAVIGIEIPNAARQIVHFKEIVTSPAFAKARSVLTICLGKDIVGKPVVAELDRMPHLLIAGATGTGKSVGLNSMICSMLYKSTPDQVKLIMIDPKRIELSLYDGIPHLITPVVTDVKKATNALFWAVREMESRYELLSNQKCRNITQYNLKIGKARAADGAASGKLPYIVIIIDELADLMMVASRDVEVALTRLAQMARASGIHLILATQRPSVDVLTGIIKANFPTRLTFQVSSKTDSRTILDCNGAESLLGNGDMLFLPPGTAKLQRIHGAFISEEEVGRITDFLREQMPPDYNDQVTEAPQNEAGQSGDEEHDERYDDAVALVTKTRQASISMIQRHLRIGYNRAARIIEMMEKEGVIGPSDGVKPREVLVRSYDGMP from the coding sequence ATGCGAAAAATGGTGTATCCCCTGTTCCTGCTGTTGTTGACGGCTGCCGTGGTAACGAGCCTCGTTTCCTACAGCCCGGGGGATCCTTCCTGGTTTCATCCCGGCAAGTCCGGAACCATCGCCAACCGCTTCGGGTGGATCGGGGCACAGATCGCAGGCGGGCTCATCGGCTTCCTGGGCAAAGGCGCGCTCTGGGTTCCGGTCACGTTGTTTCTGGTTTCGATCTTCGGCATATTGGCAAGCCCCTGGTATGCCATTCTTCGAACGATCATCGGTGGTACGATCCTGGTTCTGGTAACCAGCGTTTCAACAACCTTCCTGATGCCTCCTGCCGATGGATCCGCGCTCTTCCAAAGTACCGGAGGACTACTTGGCGCCAGACTGACCGCCCTCTCCCTGTTTTATACGGGATTTGCGGGAACCCTGCTGCTGATCATTCCCGCTTTTATCGCCGGATTTTTCCTGCTTACCGGCATATCGCCATTGGGTATCGCCAGAATGTTCCGGAAAAGGCCATCCCCGATCCCAACCGAGACGCCCAAGCCTTCCATCGAAATCATCAAAACACCGAATCCGGCAGCCCGTACCGGCAAAAAAAAAAGCAAAGCCGCTCCTGATCCACCGGACGCCGTGGAAATGGACATGCCGGACATCGCCCCAATGGCCCCTGAACTGCTGATCGAGCCAAAACCGCCAACAGTCAAGCCACCGGCCTTGTCTTCCGCATCCACCGCATCCAGACAATTCACCCTGCCCCAATTCGATTTCCTGACCGATCCACAACCGGGAAACACCACGGCCGACCAGGAAGAGCTGCTTCACCAGGCCGAACTGCTGTCTTCCAAACTGGAAGATTTCGGGGTGAAGGGTCGGGTAGCGGCCATTACACCAGGCCCGGTCATCACGACCTTCGAGTACGAACCGGCGCCTGGCGTCAAGATCAACAAGATCGTCTCCCTTGCAGACGATCTGGCGCTCGCGCTCAAGGCCATGAGCATCCGGATCGTTGCACCCATTCCCGGAAAAGCGGTGATCGGGATCGAAATCCCCAATGCCGCCCGCCAGATCGTTCACTTCAAGGAAATCGTCACCAGCCCGGCATTCGCCAAGGCCCGGTCGGTGCTCACCATTTGCCTGGGAAAAGACATCGTCGGAAAGCCCGTTGTCGCGGAGCTTGACCGCATGCCGCATCTGCTGATTGCCGGCGCTACGGGAACCGGCAAGAGCGTGGGCTTGAATTCCATGATCTGCAGCATGCTGTATAAAAGTACACCCGATCAGGTCAAGCTCATCATGATCGATCCCAAGCGTATCGAGCTCAGCCTCTACGACGGCATCCCGCATCTGATCACGCCGGTGGTTACCGATGTGAAGAAGGCGACCAATGCGCTGTTCTGGGCGGTTCGGGAAATGGAAAGCCGCTATGAGCTGCTGAGCAACCAGAAATGCCGCAACATCACCCAGTACAACCTGAAGATCGGAAAAGCCAGGGCCGCGGATGGGGCGGCTTCGGGCAAACTGCCCTATATCGTCATCATCATCGACGAGCTGGCCGATCTGATGATGGTGGCATCGCGGGATGTGGAAGTGGCCCTGACGCGGCTTGCCCAGATGGCCAGGGCCAGCGGCATTCATCTGATACTGGCCACCCAGAGGCCATCGGTGGATGTGCTGACCGGCATCATCAAGGCCAATTTTCCGACCCGGCTCACCTTCCAGGTGTCCTCCAAAACCGATTCCCGAACCATTCTGGACTGTAACGGCGCCGAATCCCTTCTCGGAAACGGCGACATGCTGTTTCTGCCGCCGGGAACGGCCAAGTTGCAACGCATTCACGGCGCCTTCATTTCGGAGGAGGAAGTCGGCAGGATCACGGACTTTTTGCGGGAACAGATGCCGCCCGATTACAACGATCAGGTGACCGAGGCCCCCCAGAACGAGGCGGGTCAATCCGGAGACGAGGAGCATGACGAACGATACGACGATGCCGTTGCGCTGGTCACCAAGACCCGGCAGGCATCCATCTCCATGATCCAGCGCCATCTGAGGATCGGCTATAACCGGGCCGCCCGGATCATCGAAATGATGGAGAAAGAAGGCGTTATTGGCCCATCGGATGGGGTCAAGCCCAGAGAGGTGCTGGTGCGCAGTTATGACGGGATGCCGTAG
- a CDS encoding class I SAM-dependent methyltransferase, whose translation MMNDIDRLIEATRGFMDPEEGQRLHTIAQEASLLGPCLEIGSYCGKSALYIGSACRKTRSILFSIDHHRGSEEQQPGELYFDPGLIDPVTLEIDTLRHFRATLQAAGLEETVVPIVCRSEVAAKAWKTGLGMVFIDGSHAYESALLDYRLWSPHILSRGFLVFHDIFKDPAEGGLAPYRVYCEALESRLFDELPMTKTLGVLRRKAAIKHT comes from the coding sequence ATGATGAACGACATCGATCGGCTGATCGAGGCAACCAGGGGGTTCATGGATCCCGAGGAAGGCCAGCGGCTTCACACCATTGCACAGGAAGCCTCGCTTCTCGGCCCATGCCTCGAAATCGGCAGTTACTGCGGCAAGTCCGCCCTCTATATCGGATCAGCATGCCGAAAAACCCGATCCATTCTTTTCTCGATTGATCATCACCGCGGCTCTGAGGAGCAACAGCCGGGAGAACTCTATTTCGATCCGGGGCTGATCGATCCGGTGACCCTCGAAATCGATACCCTGCGTCATTTCCGGGCAACCCTTCAGGCTGCCGGGCTCGAGGAAACCGTCGTTCCGATCGTATGCCGCTCGGAAGTTGCGGCAAAAGCCTGGAAAACCGGCCTGGGGATGGTGTTCATCGACGGGAGCCACGCTTACGAGTCCGCCCTTCTGGATTACCGGCTCTGGTCACCCCACATCCTGTCCAGAGGATTTCTCGTCTTTCACGACATTTTCAAGGACCCGGCCGAAGGCGGACTTGCTCCCTACCGGGTATACTGTGAAGCGCTTGAATCGCGCCTGTTCGATGAACTGCCGATGACCAAAACGCTTGGGGTTCTCCGGCGCAAGGCGGCGATAAAGCACACCTGA
- a CDS encoding LamB/YcsF family protein, translating into MQIDLNCDMGESFGAWRMGEDERMMAHITSANIACGFHAGDPMVMQKTVRLAIESGVAVGAHPGFSDLMGFGRRNIQTAPGEIKALMVYQIGALCAFVKAEGARLQHVKPHGALYNLAADNEAVALEVAQAVFSVDSELILVTQPGCVLAGIAERQGLRVAREVFPDRAYLENGRLAPRSMPGAVIHDPDAVKTRIVRLIREGEMVAITGKSIALPADTLCIHGDTPGAPDLAALIRKELEEAGIAVLPMGRVLQVR; encoded by the coding sequence ATGCAAATCGATCTCAATTGCGACATGGGTGAAAGTTTCGGGGCCTGGCGCATGGGCGAGGATGAGCGCATGATGGCGCATATCACCTCTGCCAACATTGCCTGTGGATTTCATGCCGGCGATCCGATGGTGATGCAGAAAACCGTTCGGCTCGCCATTGAAAGCGGGGTGGCTGTCGGCGCTCATCCGGGATTTTCCGATTTGATGGGATTCGGACGACGCAACATCCAAACGGCTCCCGGAGAAATCAAGGCATTGATGGTCTACCAGATCGGAGCGCTTTGCGCGTTTGTCAAGGCAGAAGGCGCTCGTTTGCAGCATGTCAAGCCGCATGGCGCGCTCTACAATCTGGCTGCAGACAACGAGGCAGTAGCCCTCGAGGTGGCTCAAGCCGTTTTTTCGGTGGATTCCGAACTGATCCTGGTGACCCAGCCAGGGTGCGTGCTGGCAGGGATTGCCGAAAGACAGGGCCTCCGGGTGGCCCGGGAAGTGTTTCCGGATCGGGCCTATCTTGAAAACGGCAGGCTGGCGCCGCGAAGCATGCCTGGAGCCGTGATCCACGATCCGGATGCCGTCAAAACGCGGATTGTCCGGCTGATTCGGGAAGGCGAAATGGTGGCGATCACCGGAAAGTCGATTGCATTGCCTGCGGATACCCTGTGCATCCATGGGGATACCCCAGGAGCACCCGATCTGGCGGCCTTGATCCGGAAAGAGCTGGAAGAAGCGGGCATTGCGGTGCTTCCGATGGGGCGTGTCCTGCAGGTCAGGTGA
- a CDS encoding Dabb family protein, whose translation MLSHIVLFWLKPELSSTEVQAFREGLEVLKTIPTTRGVYIGTPAPTAPRPIIDTSYSIGVTVLFDSIADQEAYQVHPAHQGFLKQFSQYWSKILIYDFM comes from the coding sequence ATGCTGAGCCATATCGTCTTGTTTTGGCTGAAACCCGAATTGTCTTCAACCGAAGTTCAGGCTTTTCGCGAAGGTCTCGAAGTCCTGAAAACGATTCCCACCACCCGGGGGGTATACATCGGAACACCAGCCCCGACTGCGCCCCGCCCCATCATCGACACCAGCTATTCCATCGGCGTTACGGTTCTCTTCGATTCCATCGCCGATCAGGAAGCTTATCAAGTCCATCCGGCGCATCAGGGATTTTTGAAACAGTTCAGCCAGTACTGGTCGAAAATACTGATTTACGATTTCATGTAG
- a CDS encoding alpha/beta fold hydrolase yields MTVKIKFSLVVFYIIVSFCGIAWSEDAVRYADLGDFRLENGDVIRNCRVGYLISGELNAGKSNAMLVPTWLAGTSRELADLGFIGPGKVFDNSKYCVIAVDAFANGLSSSPSNSATQKGKSFPRFSIRDLVRAQHLLLTRHLNIPHVRAVTGISMGAMTTFQWMVSYPDFMDMAIPIEGSPWMSSYELLFFSAQLGILENVGECKGSEAAMKILAPLHVMHAWGPDYRRAHTSVADFPGFLADSQARLARYNADNWAHQVMAIMDHDITQPFGGNRQNAAAAVRARCLVITSAQDQMVGREEAHSFARLIGAPTADLNGACGHFAFFCDRENLQEMVNAFLSGQEQTSSREPTR; encoded by the coding sequence ATGACGGTCAAGATCAAGTTTTCCCTGGTTGTTTTCTATATCATCGTTTCATTCTGCGGGATCGCCTGGTCGGAAGATGCCGTCCGATATGCGGACCTGGGCGATTTCCGCCTGGAAAACGGAGACGTCATTCGGAACTGCCGCGTGGGCTACCTCATCTCCGGCGAACTGAATGCCGGAAAGTCCAATGCGATGCTGGTACCCACCTGGCTTGCCGGAACGTCCCGGGAACTGGCTGACCTCGGTTTTATCGGCCCCGGCAAGGTGTTCGACAACTCGAAGTACTGCGTCATTGCAGTGGATGCTTTCGCCAACGGCCTGTCATCGTCTCCTTCCAACAGCGCGACGCAGAAAGGGAAATCGTTTCCACGTTTCAGCATACGGGATCTGGTTCGCGCCCAGCATCTTCTTCTGACCCGTCATTTGAACATACCGCATGTCCGAGCCGTAACGGGCATCTCCATGGGGGCGATGACGACCTTTCAATGGATGGTTTCTTATCCGGATTTCATGGATATGGCCATTCCCATCGAAGGCAGCCCCTGGATGAGCTCTTACGAACTGCTTTTCTTCTCGGCCCAATTGGGGATTCTGGAGAATGTCGGAGAATGCAAAGGAAGCGAAGCGGCCATGAAAATTCTGGCTCCCCTGCATGTCATGCATGCCTGGGGACCCGATTACCGCAGGGCCCACACGAGCGTTGCCGATTTTCCGGGCTTTCTGGCTGATTCGCAGGCCAGGCTTGCCCGATATAACGCGGACAATTGGGCCCACCAGGTCATGGCCATCATGGACCATGACATCACCCAACCATTTGGCGGGAACCGCCAGAATGCCGCTGCCGCGGTCCGGGCCCGATGCCTGGTGATCACCTCCGCTCAGGACCAGATGGTCGGCAGAGAAGAAGCGCATAGCTTTGCCCGTCTGATCGGGGCGCCAACCGCCGATCTGAACGGCGCCTGCGGTCATTTTGCCTTCTTCTGCGACCGGGAGAATTTACAGGAGATGGTCAACGCCTTTCTGTCCGGGCAGGAGCAGACGTCTTCCCGTGAGCCAACGAGGTAA
- a CDS encoding TRAP transporter substrate-binding protein, with protein sequence MRRNLMTLAWSCLFSFGLMWMPLIQSATAATIELAYANFFPPMHEQGKLAEAWAKEVEARTNGKVKITYYGGGGLLNGPQIYDGVLKGIADIGMSVFGYSRGVFPAMEVIDLPNGYPDGKTATRVINAFYQKFKPEELNKVKVLYLHAHGPGILHSKKEINRLEDLKGLKIRSYGFNADMVTALGAVPVSLPISGVYEALQKGVADATFVGSEALKGWKQAEVIKYTIGCYGIGYSAGQYVVMNLDRWKSLPKDVQDVFEQVSAEWIPKHGAAWDQSDKEGLEYSLSLGNKFIRLSAEEDARWVAAVEPVTQGYIEAMNKKGLPGKQYVDFVREEVKKGAK encoded by the coding sequence ATGAGACGTAACCTGATGACCCTGGCATGGAGTTGTTTATTTTCGTTCGGCCTGATGTGGATGCCATTGATCCAGTCCGCAACAGCAGCCACCATCGAATTGGCCTACGCCAATTTCTTCCCGCCGATGCATGAACAGGGAAAACTTGCCGAAGCGTGGGCGAAAGAGGTGGAAGCCCGAACGAATGGAAAGGTCAAGATTACCTATTACGGCGGCGGCGGCCTTTTGAACGGTCCCCAGATCTACGATGGTGTCTTGAAAGGGATCGCCGATATCGGCATGTCGGTATTCGGATACAGCCGCGGGGTCTTCCCGGCCATGGAGGTGATCGATCTTCCGAATGGATACCCGGACGGCAAGACGGCGACACGTGTCATCAATGCGTTTTACCAGAAGTTCAAGCCGGAAGAATTGAACAAGGTCAAGGTGTTGTATCTCCATGCCCACGGCCCGGGCATCCTGCACAGCAAAAAGGAAATCAACCGTCTGGAAGATCTGAAAGGCTTGAAAATCCGTTCCTACGGCTTCAATGCGGATATGGTAACCGCTTTGGGGGCCGTTCCTGTGTCCCTGCCCATCAGCGGTGTATACGAAGCCCTTCAGAAGGGAGTCGCCGACGCTACCTTCGTTGGATCGGAGGCGCTGAAAGGCTGGAAACAGGCGGAGGTCATCAAATACACGATCGGCTGCTATGGCATCGGGTATTCCGCCGGCCAGTACGTTGTGATGAATCTGGATCGGTGGAAATCCCTTCCGAAAGATGTACAGGATGTTTTCGAGCAGGTCAGCGCCGAGTGGATTCCCAAACACGGGGCCGCCTGGGATCAGAGCGACAAGGAGGGGCTTGAATACAGCCTGAGCCTGGGAAACAAATTCATCCGTCTTTCCGCCGAAGAGGATGCCCGATGGGTTGCCGCCGTTGAGCCGGTAACCCAGGGATATATTGAAGCCATGAACAAGAAGGGCCTTCCAGGCAAGCAGTATGTCGATTTCGTTCGGGAAGAGGTCAAAAAAGGCGCCAAATGA